DNA sequence from the Excalfactoria chinensis isolate bCotChi1 chromosome 2, bCotChi1.hap2, whole genome shotgun sequence genome:
TATCTGGAGAGATACTCCGAAGAGGAAGTGCATCACAGCGTATGGAAGCAGATGTTTCCTGAAATTTTCCCAATTAATattaatacatttattaaataactgcatattaaataaatacaaagttttTAATGATTTGCAGAGCCCCTTCCCATCACTTTCTTCCACCTATGCTCTAAATACACAAACGACAATGCAATTAAATACTTTTTGAGGTAGATATTATACAAACAACTCCTTGAGGCTGTGCTCAAAAAAATGTTATCCAAAGCTGACAGTAATTTTGTATACAAGTTTAACCACTGGTAAGAAtcaaaagaagcagcattttaagtactaagatttatttttaaatctatatGATTTTATATAAGCAGGTGACACAGAAGCATAAGGGAGCATGAGAGAATCAGTTCCAATCTAACCTACAGACACTGCTGGATTCCTCAAAGGAATGGCTTTCCCACACTTATAAGATATACTGAACATGACCTTATTTCTACTTAACCAGCATAATATAGCTATGAACATTTTGCATTCCATCTCAATCAGTGAATGTTAAACTGCTCTTTAGTGCACAGGAAACTAAACTGCAGAACCACCCCCACTAGGACAATCCCCTTTTAAAGTTCTCAAGATCTTAATGATTCTGACACACAAGGGAAAAACCACATTCAAAACCCAAAATTTACCTCTTGGGGATTCAGTGGTATATTTAGAGATGTTTTCTCCACAAACACTTTTTGTCCACTCTTGTGGATACACCGTGATTCATACTGTGACTGAAAGAGATATATTACATCATAttgaattttgctttgtttaagtCTGATGCAAGACTAGAGGAAATGTCAAATATTATATCTCTcttagcaaagaaaagcaaagatgccAATTTGTTTTAATCAGTCATGACTGTAACAAAAGTGACTTACCTTTGATCTCTTTAAGAGAATTACTGCTTCCAGGATAGCTATTTCATCAAATGTTCTCAGGACTGGTTCAAGGTCTATTAAGCATTCTAAACAAAGAAAGATGATTTGCTAAATGGTGTAATGTGGAAATCAAGTTTTCACATTGCTAAAGCTACtttcttacatttatttatttacttatcaTATGGAACTACTTATGTTGCTGAAAAGAAGTCCCTTGTTTTCACCTGTTACAACAGTCTCACATCACCAAAACAAACCCTGTTCTGACCTGTCTTTCTCAGCAGCTTGGTTGAAAAAAATGTAGGTCTGTGCCAAACTCAAAGTCTTGCATTCCTGGAATGGACAGATTAACAGATTTGCTATATTTCAGGACAGACTCAGCAAGTTTAGTCTGCCAAGCAGGATCAAATACACAAGATCTCAGGATGGGTAGCTTTACTCCCATTCCAGCAGAAGTGCAAAGAATtactggaggaaaacaaacaagactcCACTGCAATATCTGGAAGAGCTGCTGTGGAGATCTGTCACCAGGGCAGATGGTGATAGTCAAAGCACTGTATTCACTGGATAAGTCAAGTGATGGTATCTGCAAGCTCAATAGAGGCAGAAGCTAACATCATCTGCTTGCATAGGAAGCCATATGACAGTTTAATAATCAAGAGACAGTCTATGTGATGGGCCCTCATTTCCCAATGCTACAggatttccaaaataaaatatttcaaattttgAGGTGGATATTACACAAATATCTCCTTGAAGCTGTGCTCAAACCTCAGGAAAGGATAACAACAGGTAACATCTTCTAGTGCACTTTCTATGAACTCCACTCATTCATCAAAATCCATTTACTGTAGTAGGAACCTGCAGCATTGCATCTtattgatgtatttttattgtttttaaccATAGTTTTTTTACTGTTTCACTGTAGTTCTCCCAGATTAGACCTTGTTTAACTGGCACTTTCAAGACATACATTCAGTAGTGGGATTCTCGTTCTCCTTGCATCAGCTCACACAGAATCTGGGACTCCATTTTTCACAACGAAGTCCTAGGACTGTTTTTActgattttaattaaactgCAGGTACATGCTCTAAGACCGCAGAATCAACACAACTACAAAGCTATGCAGAAACAAGGGAATAAGTAGCCTTTGTCCCTTCTTTATAAGGGGAACAGATGAgttaacaaaacatttctattttaagcatatttaaaaaggaagggaggggggatggagggagaaGCTGGgtgttactttctttttccctgtgctgtggTGATTCAAAATTTCCCAATCAGTGAACTTCACTTCccttaattttgaaaaatatttctaactTCCTCATTCTTTTTACGATAGTAAAGGGAAAGCAATGCATGTTCTCTTCAAAGACCACATTAATTCAGGTACTGCACAGAGCCAAAGACAGTTCGTACTGTACATCTACCTCAGGTAATTACTCCTCCTATGTGACCACAGACTTGGgctgtcattttattttgagtAACAGACATATACAAGCAAGAATACTAAAGGAAGTACTGTGACATGTCtacttactttatttttaaaaatactataAATAGATTTacttatagaaaaaaaaaataaattaaacagtcCATGATTTAATACCATATAAACCAGACTCATACGAAAATAagtaaacatttcagaaaatatttttaatggcaAAGTTAAAGATGCTTCAAAAGTGGAcaaataattaattttgaaCTGCAAGCTTTGAACATGAAGATGATAGATCTGTTTGGTTGCATTTTGTTTGGTTCtatttttctgcaaaactgGTCCAAAGAGTGACAACCACTTATTCCTCAGCTGTCTGATTAGCATTTTTCTAGTAAACTCAAGTTTTCTAAAGGgtttaaaaataacaagctTTCATTCAGCAAATCTTCAAATGAGGTGCTTGGATTACTGTCCTCTCTACTTGTGAGGAGCAACATACGACTCATAGGTTTATTTCAAAAAAGAACCTAAAAGCTTAGCAGATGACTGTTAAGCAAATCCAGAATTCCCAGCTTCCTCTCAAATACTGCTGAACTCTAAggcaactttatttttttaggtCCAGATTCTGAATTATAGTTGATAGCTAAGAGGTAGTAGGAGAACTAAAGCcttgatggcagcagagaagcaagaaTCAAGAAGATCGGCTGCAAGGCTAATAAGCCATTTTAAAGCATTGcttcaaattaaaacattacattctgtgtgaaagaaaaatcttttcaaaagcacttaTATGTATCTGATCGAGTTTGAAGACCCATCTCTTGGGGTAGAATACAGCAAAAGCTAGAAGACTGAAACGTGAGCATTCAGATAAAGAAATACATTGTCTGTACCAAGAATAAAAGgattaggaaaaaagaaaaaataagatacTATAATTGCTGTTGATAAAGAGGACGGATGAAATACTCCTTTCATACCACGGAGATTTTACACATGGTACAAAGAGACATGGTTTACTGATGGGAACAGATCATACTGACAGTcggactgaatgatcttgaagttcttttccaacctagacagtctatgattctattggTGACTACGCCAACCGTAACGAGAAGATTTCACAACTGAAACTCAGTGATGACTTTCAGCCTATGTTTTTATAGAGCTGCTGTTGCACACAAGAGccagaaagcacaaaaatattTAGTAGCTTTTCATATTAGGGAGAAAGTGGTATGGGGAGTATATCTAGGCTCAGCGTACACCAAATACGCTTGTTAAGTATAACAAACCCAGGTTTGATTTCAAAACAGAACTTCTCTAGTTAACAATATGCCATGCTAATCTCTGCAAGCTCACTCTTCAATCTTCAGCTCTAAAGTACATAATTCATTGGAAAAAGGCTGAAGATACCTATAAATAGACAAGAAACTATACAAGGAAAAGGTACCTGTGTGGCCTCAACAATTAAAGTTCGAGTGAAAAACATTCATCCatgcaaacatacaaaaataaagtgaaGTTACAGTAGCTCATCTGATGTGCAATGACTTGCTGCTTTGCCAGCTCTTACAAAACCCACAGTACTCACTTTATGTGTTTCACTCATTCTCCTCCCTCTtctgaaaataagtaaataaataaaatattcccTTCAACAATAACAGAATATTGTAAAAAtggatatatatacatatatatatctttaaaagCACAATAGGTTAAACAAACCATGGTTTGGTTTACAGGAAAATTAGAGATGGCACATGTAGGAGACTCCAACTAACAACTTGATATTATGGCACATGTAATTCCATTCATAAAAATTAGTTGATACATATGATGGAACCAGACAAGAACTGCACACAGTCTGACTGAGCAGAGATGtattttttgacatttttgtCATCTCCACTTATTGACTACACCCTTACTCTATATGTACTAGATGAGACAAAAAGCTGGCAATTTTAAGAACAGTATTCATTTTGCAAAGTAAACTTACTTAAGAACGATGGTCTTTCATCTGGGTTTTGTGCCCATCCATTCTCTATCAATCTTATGACAAGAGCTCGATGCGGAATGTCCATTGATAAGCTTGTTTCACTTAAGTCTAGTCGCTGTCCTTGTGACACACTATACATTATCTGCAAGGGGTTTATAACTTCTGTCAAAATAGACATCGTGCTTTCATTAGaaatatatgcaaaataaacagCTTACTGTAGGAAGAATAATTAAGATTGCAGTCGTAATATTTACATTTCACCAAAATAAAGCTTTCGTCTTTTAAACGAAAAgaattcaaaatacattttttcttatcAGTGTTATAATTTGAAAAAGAGTCAAATCTGAGAAGTAACTCGGTTACTTCTTGAACAGGTTCACAAATAGGATTGTCATGAAGCAATCCCTAAAATGAAGTTCTGAGGAATCCAGGTCACTGGTACAGCCTACACCTaaagccagaaaaataaattacaagaAAACATGGCCTTACCTTCAAATGGGTGTTTTCTTGACATCACTTCCCATATAATAATTGCAAAACTGTTTAAAGTGCAAAAAGTATAGAAGACGTTATTTTAGATTACCAACCCTTATTGAAAtaatatagaatcacagaattgcacaGGTTGAAACAGACCTTCAAGTTCTTCAcgtccaaccgcagcctaaccatactaccctaactctaacaaccttctTCtaaaatcatgtccctgagcaccacatctaaatggtttttaaacGCACtgagggatggtgactcaaccacctccctgggaagcctattccagtgcttaacaacctttctgtaaagaagtttttcctgatatccaaccaaaacctcccctggcacaacttgaggccatttcccctcattctgtcaccAGTCACcagggagaagagaccaactcTGCTCTCCCTGTtatcacctttcaggtatttgaagagagcaataaagtctccccctcatcctcctcttccacAATTGCTCAAATAACCTTTGAGCTATCCAACCTTCTTCAAATTAGCTGATCATAACTCTTAACATCCTAAGAGCCATTCTATTTAGTTGTACAGGTGACCACAACTCTACTACTTTCAGCTATGACTCAGAGCTGAATGAAGCAAATCTACCCGAACCTTCTTACagtaaattatttcttcaggaGATGGCTCTCTATTCGGAGACACAGACAAGAGATCTCTGTAACTCCTCTAAATCCAttactctttattttcttaactcccttcaaataataaataaataaataaaaataataattaaaaaaaaaaatcttccttcccAAAACATTCTGCAAATAATGTTAATGCATACAAATTTCAAAGGTGTGTGAACTGAGCTAATGaacagtttctttcttccttacaCCTTATGCAGATATTCTCACTCACAGGAACTAGTCTCCTTGGTCTCTTTTGACAGTTCCAGTTTAATGACTAGAGCATCACATTTGACACAGTGTTTCCTAGAGAAATGCATAACCTACAATTCCAGCTACCAGTTGATTCTTCTTTCCCAATTCACTTTGCTTAGATTCTTATTACGTTACTGAAAACATATTAAAACCTAATTTCAGCAACTCAGATGCGAATTCAGATTGCAAAGTCCCCTTGAAGTCAGTATAGGTTACCTGTAGATATCGTGTTTCACACTCGCCCGAGTTTTCTGACTGGGATTGTAATCTTCAGGGGGCATGTAGACAATGGTCCCTCCTTCTGGCAAGGAAGTTTCACTGCGTGACTGTGACATGGATATGACACGCCATTTTGACATGCCAAAATCCGCAATCTGGGAAGGACAGAGCAGTTGTTCTGAAAACCACATTTATCTGTTAACCCCTGTTATAAATTCCTGAAATACATCTGAAAGAACTGGTTGTTTGCAGTCCTTAACCTGACATAAAGTATGCAGTTGCTTTAGAGACAGGAAACACCAGCTTCACTTCAGAAAACATTCCCAGTTCGTGACTCATGTCACTCCTACAGCACTGCCCTATCCTGTTGTTCTTTTAAGGAAGGTTCCTATACTCCGTGGCTGTGGAATCCCTTGTGGAAATCTGTCccaaatcaaagaatcatagaatggcctgggttgaaaaggaccacaatgatcatctagtttgaacccccctgctatgggcagggtcaccaaccaccagtTTTTGTTCCCAGACAACCGCAAATCATGATCAAGACGTATGACCAGGTTATGGGTGGAGAGCTGCACAGATGGAAGAATAAAACTGCTAGCAGAGCTCCCAGTGTCCAGCATCCAGGGGAGAAAGTTATATATCATGGAATGGCTGAGGACAGAAacaaccttaaagatcatccagctccAGACACTCTGCTCTAAGTAGGCTTGCAacccactagatcagactgcccagggccccacccAACATGACCTccaacaccttcagggatggggaatccacaacttctctgggcaacccgttccagtgcctcaccactgactaaaaaaatctcttcctaacatccaacctacattttccttctttcagtttaaaacaattcctCTTTGTCCTACTGCTATTAGACTGTGTAGAACATTGGTACCCCACTGGCTTGTACGCTCCCTTCAAGAATGGGAAGGGCAGAACGAGGTCTTCCTAGAatcttctgttctccaagctaaacaaatgAAACTCCCTCCAcctttctgcaaaggaaaatgccAGAAATAAACTCTGGGCTTTTTCAGAATTTCTATTAgagtaaaataattttcaagatGTCTCTGTGAGTACTTAAGATAACTGAAACAAACTTTCTGGAGGGCATAAACAATATCCTTTTCCCTCTACGGCTCAGTCATATCAAGCTGCAGCTAGTCAGGTTATATTGCTCATTCAGTAGATCTAGTACAGTCAGAAACAGACTATGAATTGTGTTACATTCATATACATGCAATACTTTTCCAGGTCAGCACGTGTGATAACTTTCATTCAATTTCTTATCAGCTGTCCTAAAttaaaagaatcacagaatagaatcatagaatggcttgggttggaagggacctcagtgatcatcaagctccaagccccctgctgcaggcagggctgccaaccttcacatttaatactagaccaatCACACTTCACCCAAAGTGCTCTAAGCAAAGCAACTGTTTGTATGTGGTCAGGCAGAGCACCAGAATGCACCAGTGTTGCTAGGGGTTAAAAAAACTGGATTCTGTGGATTACTTGGGCCAGTTCCTAGTCAGGTTTATCAGGAAGCTTGAGAGATGGCGATACTGGCACAGCTGAGTGGGAGGAGGTGTGAGCTGCTGAGGGAGTGAGCAAAGGGAAAGCTGTGTAagctgccctgctgccaagGAAAACTTCATTGCAGTGGAGAAGGAAGAGGCTGGCACTGTGTCTTTGATATTTGCTCAAAGGACTAGAAAGTCAGAAAGATTAATCAAACAGAAATCACTGAAGCAGAAGCCATTCTAGTATGAAGATATCTCTTATTTCTCACTTACTTTGAATAGTACATTCTACcaattttaaatacagacaaaattttcaattatttcaaaAAAGTCTCTTGCAATTAAATAAGCACATAGCTTCTGCAAGAAGttcttttaatctctttttcaCATAATGGCAGTGATACTCTAAAAGGCACAACTGAAGTTTTGAACTAGTACTACTACTTCATACGTGCTTGCTTGCTCTAGGAGCTTTGTAAGAGCCATCTCTCAGCAAGTCCAAGTTTCAGAGTTACATTTTACACATTCTTACAGGCATAGCTACCAGGGAAAGCTGGCATCAGAAAGCATCACTGCTATTCAATAACAACTatacagaaccatagaattcTCTACGCTgcaagggacctttaaagatcatccagcccagctCTATGCAATGAACAACAACATCCacagctaggtcaggttgctcagagcctggttaAGCCCGGCCTTAAAGTCTCCAGGGACGAGgcatcactgggcaacctgttctagcaTCTCCTCATTCCCACGGTAAATGACTTTTTCCTAAACTAAAATCTACTCTCCTTAAGTTTGAAAGCAACTTCATACAAACTTCTATGCCGCAAGCAGTTCATATTATGGTTCATAATATCATCTTTTTAGTTGGATCAGATCCACACTTGAGCAAAacagagttttaaaaaaaataataaaatctaagTTCTGTCTGCAAGGATACAAGTAAAACATCTAGCATACAACTATAACCCCTCTCCATAGCCACGACCTCACTCTTCTACTGTAAATAAACACTTTGGCTCATTCAGGGTGCTGAAGAACATCAGTACTAGATAACTCTACCTTGACGTGAAACTCATCATCCAATAAAATATTCTGGGTTTTCAAGTCATGGTGCAGCAGTGGAGGATTCATGTTGTGCAAATAGTTCACTCCCAAAGCAATTTCATAAAGAATGCGGTATCTCAGGCACCAGGCAATGTCAGGATACATATCTTtctgccaaaaaaaaccaaaaaaccagaATATACCGACACGGAAGATAGCATAAAAGCTTTCATTATAAGAAGAAAGTGAGTTGGACAAGCAGTAATCTTTTTAAAACTTGCATTACATTAACTGCACATTGATAttgtttgttaaaaacaaatacataaacataGCAATTCACTAGCATTCATTCAGTAGTTGATGAGTGCTATTTATCATGCCTTAACAGGACACTTACCATATTATTCATAATTATAAGAATTACAAATTAACTCCCATGTGAAACCAGTAACCTATTGATACTGCACAAAGAAAGGCAAGAATCATTTCTCCAGCTGATGCTAGGAGAAGGAGGGGAAACCATAGTGAAACTAAGCACAAAATGCTAccttcagaaatacaaatacaacaacaaaacgaCAGGAAAACTAACATCATAAAAATTATTCTGACACTAATGTATAGCTGAACTCTGTAAGGCACAACCAGGTACTAATAAAGTATACAGaagaggctgcagtgctgttgcaACAGCTGCAGGAGCTTTAGAGCAGCAACAGTGAATGCTTGGACCAAGGAAATGGGAACAGCTGAGagctcagcacaggtcaacAATGCTGACAGTAACACTCGGTCTGAAATCCAAATTAAAGTAAGTATTTCAGTTTCccattagaaaacaaagattttatACAGTAATTCATCCTTTAGCTTGTGATATAGATCACGGcattaaaggaaaaagtgaaataactAACATCTACTAAGTCTGCCTGCCTTTTTGTGATACACAAGGCCTACTTGAGCAACAAAAACTACTAGTAAGAGTGACTGTCCTTCAATTTGTAATATTAATAATACACTTACTATAGTATTTCCCTTAAGAATGGAAACCACAGCACCTAAAACAACCAGATGCTGTACTTGAAGACTGTGAGAACACTTACCCCATGTAAGAGCTGGTTCAGCGATCCATTTGCCATGTATTCCGTTACAATCCCCAGAAAGTCAGGCTCGTTGCAAATTCCCAAGATTGGCAGAATGTAACTAAACCTGGCTTTGTGCAGTATCTCTGCTTCTTTTAGAAGGTGGTTTCTatcacttaaaaagaaaaccaacaagtAAGGTTACCTTGCTTACAACACTGGGAAACTAAGCAATTGCATTTCATCCACAGCTCCAGTAAACAAGCATACAGTCCAGCTTCCACATTCCGTCTTACTTGTCTTACTGCCCACCTTCAAATACAGAGTGTTTACAGTGGCATACTAATGCTTACCTTATACCTTTCTAGCTGTTTTAGAGCACTATGACACTGCTTTGTGctaaaataatactttaaaGGGACACACCTTCAGTTTCTGAATGACCAATCACGTTACATTTTCATCTTAATTATTCCTTCAGATGTGCCCCTGCTTGACTTgccctctggaaaaaaaaacacttgatGGCCCAAGGAACAGAAACTGATCTCACAATGCTTGGACACCTAGATTTTGTGGTGTGAATGTTCTTTCTTACAGTCAAACCTTTTTACATGCATGAATTTGATGCACCTTCACCAATTCAGACTTTGTAGCTTATGGAAAGAATAGGTAATATGGAGGTATGTTAAACTAAGGCTGACTGTCAAACCTTGTTTAcgtgatggaaaaaaaaaacaacaaccatctATTATGAGAAAGTACAGGAAGTGATCCAAGTAAAAAGGCTCGCTTCAGGAAAAACAAGGGACAACAAGCTctgctcccttcctctctctctatAGCACAAACTAGGTTTGAGAAAGTCAGGGGTTTTCCAAGATCATGAGGCACATCGGCATGGGATTCTGCTGTAACCAGGAAGCAGGTTGCAACACTTGGAGGTTTATCCCTGTGCATGGAATTCACTACACCTGCCTGCTCACCAAGGGCACTGTGTAACGCCCacacaagcacagaaaacagcagctctcagctggcCCTGCTGTAAGTAATGACTGAAATTAGAAAAACATCACTAAATTTAACAGCAGAGAACATAATACTTCTGCCTAAAAACACAGCTGAGATTCTGGCAAGATGTCAGAGATAAGGGCCTGTATACACATAGCTGTCCTAAACTACCAAACCCCTCATAGCAACTCGGTCACAAGACCAGAAGTTTTGTGAGCTCATTCGCAGTCTTTCAGGGGGAAACCGAAACACAACAACTGAGGAACAGCTCAGAAGTTTTTACCCACACCCATGTCGCACTGCTGAATGTGGGCACGCTCGCAATGCCTGCGCGAAGCTATTTCTCCTAACTGCCTAAAACTAGATCAAAGAAACCTAAGGTAGTAAAGATGAAAGACACCTAAACCGGAAACTAGAAACAACACCATAAGGAGAAGCAAACTAGCACCGATATGGGAAAAAATGCCATTATAGAAGGCGAAGGGGGCAGATTAATTGAAAAACTGTTCCCTGCTGCACCCTTCTATGGAGTGTCAGCGCCTACAGGAAACACGGTCCCATGCCTACTACTTTAAATTAGCTTCTCTTAGCACTGTGAGACAAAGAAGATACCTGACGCTGGCAGAAGCTGCGTTCTCACACCGCCCTTCCCAACAGCCGACACAGAGGAAGCACCGGAGCTGCTCAGCCCTCTCCCACCC
Encoded proteins:
- the RIPK2 gene encoding receptor-interacting serine/threonine-protein kinase 2 isoform X1, yielding MSGGEGGGRADAISSALPAISSSKLPDLRFLSRGAYGTVSAARHADWRVPVALKCLQGPLLDSDRNHLLKEAEILHKARFSYILPILGICNEPDFLGIVTEYMANGSLNQLLHGKDMYPDIAWCLRYRILYEIALGVNYLHNMNPPLLHHDLKTQNILLDDEFHVKIADFGMSKWRVISMSQSRSETSLPEGGTIVYMPPEDYNPSQKTRASVKHDIYSFAIIIWEVMSRKHPFEEVINPLQIMYSVSQGQRLDLSETSLSMDIPHRALVIRLIENGWAQNPDERPSFLKCLIDLEPVLRTFDEIAILEAVILLKRSKSQYESRCIHKSGQKVFVEKTSLNIPLNPQEETSASIRCDALPLRSISPDISQLKSHTQCNILSSDGDSGAPHSLSCQTVDENLSVTQSAKPFVHPCGCLPSSEKNISVASHSSSCVLQTSPISSDFVLETIQQNVAHQWIQCKREEIIDQMTEACLNQSLDALLSRFLLMKEDYELISTKPTRTSKVRQLLDTSDSQGEEFARIIVQKLKDNKQLGLQPYPDIVSNSLRLHL
- the RIPK2 gene encoding receptor-interacting serine/threonine-protein kinase 2 isoform X2; protein product: MSGGEGGGRADAISSALPAISSSKLPDLRFLSRGAYGTVSAARHADWRVPVALKCLQGPLLDSDRNHLLKEAEILHKARFSYILPILGICNEPDFLGIVTEYMANGSLNQLLHGIADFGMSKWRVISMSQSRSETSLPEGGTIVYMPPEDYNPSQKTRASVKHDIYSFAIIIWEVMSRKHPFEEVINPLQIMYSVSQGQRLDLSETSLSMDIPHRALVIRLIENGWAQNPDERPSFLKCLIDLEPVLRTFDEIAILEAVILLKRSKSQYESRCIHKSGQKVFVEKTSLNIPLNPQEETSASIRCDALPLRSISPDISQLKSHTQCNILSSDGDSGAPHSLSCQTVDENLSVTQSAKPFVHPCGCLPSSEKNISVASHSSSCVLQTSPISSDFVLETIQQNVAHQWIQCKREEIIDQMTEACLNQSLDALLSRFLLMKEDYELISTKPTRTSKVRQLLDTSDSQGEEFARIIVQKLKDNKQLGLQPYPDIVSNSLRLHL